In Betta splendens chromosome 22, fBetSpl5.4, whole genome shotgun sequence, the following proteins share a genomic window:
- the ankrd9 gene encoding ankyrin repeat domain-containing protein 9, whose amino-acid sequence MPWLVSCHRDHLSPSQRECERTAFSFYCAVRERLPVWLLEDMRSMEVFCWDDGCPRRFLPSEALLYALVHDHRDYARYLLDRYAVSALRAPRCSFCYCGSSGAQHLNVAVRYDRVSILAMMVEALKDTQSERQRYLDSCGDCLHVADTGKTAVQLAVELSRSDCLLLLLVHGAAPVGLDAGLQTLVSCDASQRRDAQRCLDLLLLFAPKPTPLRRLQDEPQRWRSLLGSEVFSWLCGLAPPPLLLQALRCLAQSGPDQIRRLPDFLQLHS is encoded by the coding sequence ATGCCGTGGCTGGTGTCCTGTCACCGGGACCACCTGTCTCCGTCGCAGCGCGAGTGCGAGCGCACTGCGTTCTCATTCTACTGCGCAGTGCGGGAGCGGCTGCCGGTCTGGCTGCTGGAGGACATGCGCAGCAtggaagtgttctgctgggacgACGGATGCCCGCGACGCTTCCTGCCATCTGAGGCCCTTCTGTACGCGCTCGTGCACGACCACCGGGATTACGCACGTTACCTGTTAGACAGGTACGCAGTGAGCGCGCTCAGAGCGCcacgctgcagcttctgctacTGCGGTAGCAGTGGTGCGCAGCACCTGAACGTAGCTGTGCGCTATGACCGCGTGTCTATCCTGGCCATGATGGTGGAGGCTCTGAAGGACACGCAGAGCGAGCGCCAGCGGTACCTGGACAGCTGTGGAGACTGCTTACACGTGGCTGACACGGGGAAGACAGCGGTGCAGTTGGCGGTGGAGCTTTCTCGATCGGACTGTTTACTTCTCCTGCTGGTTCACGGAGCTGCGCCTGTCGGACTGGATGCTGGGCTGCAGACGCTCGTTTCTTGTGACGCGTCACAGCGGCGCGATGCGCAGCGCTGTCTTGACTTGTTGCTGCTATTTGCACCCAAACCGACTCCGCTGCGCCGCTTACAGGATGAACCGCAGCGTTGGCGAAGCCTGTTGGGCAGTGAGGTTTTTAGCTGGCTGTGTGGTCTGGCCCCGCCGCCCCTGCTACTGCAGGCTCTCAGGTGTTTGGCCCAGTCTGGCCCAGATCAAATCAGGAGGCTGCCAGACTTCTTGCAGCTGCACAGCTAA